Below is a genomic region from Carassius auratus strain Wakin unplaced genomic scaffold, ASM336829v1 scaf_tig00015984, whole genome shotgun sequence.
TAATTAATTTCTACAATCCATGTAAAAGTCTAAATAAAGATATAGGAGGTGATGGGAACTGTAGGGTAGTGTGGTGTGTTGACTTTAATGCACATACGGGGAAGCACAAATAATGATCCAAATGGGAATGTGGTGGAagaaattttagatgaaaatgatCTTGTATGTCTGAATGATGGTAGTGTTACAAGGATGGATGTAGTCAGAGGAAGGCATTCAGTATTAGATCTAACAATTGTATCTAGTGGATTAGCAAGAAAATGTAAATGGGAAGTAAGTGAGGTGGAGATTTAAAAAAGCAAATTGGGAAGAGTTCAAAGAAATATGTGAAAGTAAAATGGCAGgtatgaaagtaaatttaggaGACACAGAGGAACTGaataaggaaataaataatattgtttgtaATACAGCTAATGAGGTAATaggaaaaaataaagatatcagGGTAAAACAGGCAGTACTTTGGTGGACAGACGAATAGTGAAgtaattaaaatgagaaacaaagcgttaagaaaagtgaaaaaaacatatttatttgatgACTTAatacagtgatcctcaaatctggctcgcgagatccactttcctgcaaagtttagctctaaccctaatcaaacacgcatgagtattctaatcagtgtcttcaggatcattagaaaatcacaggcaggtgtgtttaattagagtcggagctaaactctgcagggaacTGGATCTcgtgagccagatttgaggatcaatGACTTAATAGCATATAAGAGAGCATAAAGCCATCATAGAAGTGCTAAAATGGGCTAATAACTGGAGCTTTAGAATGtctgttgaaaaaaacaaaagtaatatgtTTTTCTAAGAAAAAGAAATTACCAAGTACTAAACTTAAGTTATATGATAAGGTATTAGAACAGGTCTCAGAAGTTAGGTTCCTTGGGATCTGGATGGATTCTAGACTTACCTTTGCGTCACACATCAAGAAAGtggttgaaaaatgtaaaaagggaGTTAATTTTCTCAGGTGTCTTGCAGGAGTAGATTGGGGGGCAACTCTGTATTCTTTAAAGAGAATTTACTGTGCAATGATAAGGCCAgtagtatacagtatacagttcAGCAGCACCTTCCATACTAAATAAAGTAAATGGAGTACAATCCCAGGCACTGAGAATAGCATGTGGGGCATTTAAAACATCTCAAATCTCTGCTTTGCAGGTTGAAATGGCAGAAATGCCTTTAGAAATTAGGAGAATTAAGCTGAAAATGGCGTATTGGTGCTCCGTAAAGGGACATGCAGATGCTCATTCAGTAAAAGATGTGGTAAAAGAAAGTTGGGGGCATGAATATGCAAGTTTTAATAGTTTTGGATGGAAGGCTGATAAAGTTGCCAAAGATATTGGAATAGATGGTATAGTCATGAATCATATGGTAATTACACCAAGTGTACCCCCTTGGATGTACAAAATGCCTTTAGTGGATCTACAATTAAACATCATAAAGAATGAAAAGGAAAGGTGTGTATCTATGAATATAGCAGTGGTAAATTATTTGAATCAAAACTATTACAATAGTGTTCAGATATTTACTGATGGGTCTAAAAATCCTCAATCTGGTTATACAGcagcagcaatatatatatatacctcataTTGAACAAAGTACTGTTAAAAGGCTGTCTAATGATATATCAGTATTTACAACTGAATTCATGGCAATATTCATAGCAATCATATGGGTAGAAGAATCTAATATTAAGGATACAGTCATATGCTCTGATTCATTCTCAGCTTTGTGCAGCTTAAAGAGTGGAATGTCAGATGCTAGACAAGATATCTTATACGATATATTACAGATTTTGTACAGAATAAATCCactacccttacgaaaaaaaaagtatacttcaaGTTCATTTTATGAAGTATACTTGAGTAATGTTCAAGTATATTtataagtatactttatgtagtaagTATACTTATGTCAATATTTACTAGTAGTAAACTTGAAAGTGTACTATTTTAATACcgcttgggactaaattggcccacttgaagtatataaaagtatatgttTAAGTGTACTATAAGTGTAACAGTAGTAAACTCTAAGTCTACAACTAGTTCATAATTATGTTTCTCATTTGTACTGCAAGAGAACTTATGAGTGTACTAGTAGTTTACTATTTTATTACTTGTAGCATTTTTTTAGTTTATGAAAGTTCACTTTGACGTAtactctcagtaaactactagtttagtagttttacaCTGCAAGTATACTTACACGTTTTCTTTTAGTGTACTCTGaataaactactagtttagtagttttatacagcaagttttctttaagtgaactcaCCATCATACTTGTAGATtactaataaatattgtttttgctcctttagtgtactcacagtaaactactagtttagtagttttagactacaagtttactaattatgTATTGCttttgctcctttagtgtactctcagtaaactactagtttagtagttttagactacaagtttactaattatgcattgtttttgctcctttagtgtactctcagtaaactactagtttagtagttttagactacaagtttactaattatgcattgtttttgctcctttagtgtactgtcagtaaactactagtttagtagttttagactacaagtttactaattatgcattgtttttgctcctttagtgtactgtcagtaaactactagtttagtagttttagactacaagtttactaattatgcattgtttttgctcctttagtgtactctcagtaaactactagtttagtagttttagactacaagtttactaattatgcattgtttttgctcctttagtgtactgtcagtaaactactagtttagtagttttagactacaagtttactaattatgcattgtttttgctcctttagtgtactcacagtaaactactagtttagtagttttagactacaagtttactaattatgcattgtttttgctcctttagtgtactcacagtaaactactagtttagtagttttagactacaagtttactaattatgcattgtttttgctcctttagtgtactctcagtaaactactagtttagtagttttagactacaagtttactaattatgcattgtttttgctcctttagtgtactctcagtaaactactagtttagtagttttagactacaagtttactaattatgcattgtttttgctcctttagtgtactctcagtaaactactagtttagtagttttagactacaagtttactaattatgcattggttttgctcctttagtgtactctcagtaaactactagtttagtagttttagactacaagtttactaattatgcattgcttttgctcctttagtgtactcTCAGTAagctactagtttagtagttttagactacaagtttactaattatgcattgcttttgctcctttagtgtactcacagtaaactactagtttagtagttttagactacaagtttactaattatgcattgcttttgctcctttagtgtactctcagtaaactactagtttagtagttttagactacaagtttactaattatgcattgcttttgctcctttagtgtactcacagtaaactactagtttagtagttttagactacaagtATTCTTTAAGTGGACTTAACATCACAGTTTACTAATTCTTTATTAGTTTTGCACTTTAAGTACACTACGATATTTAGgtattaattattatactttaaatataccTTTAATTGCACTTTAAATTATAAGTTCTCTTGTACATTATCAGTGGACTACACAAAAATTCACATACTCAGAATTATGAACATAAGTTATCTTTATAAATCAATAATTTCAAACAAATCTATTGTATAGGATTCCacataaacttaaaataacaatGACACTCACATTATAcagtttcaaaacaaaacagtaaacacAATGTTTACGGTAGTGTCATAAAAGATATCAGTTCCTAAAGAAACTACAAATCCAAACAATAATTGTTCAATATATGACAACAAAAAATTTTGATTCAAATGGGCTTCTTTGTAGTAGCTCGCTTGATGTAGTTTTCgttgttgcatttttttcttaTGATGCGTCTCACATCTTGCATGGTGATGTCAGGGAACTTTGACAGAGCATGGTCTGtgagttaaaacacacacacacatacacacacacaaaaacacaaacacacacgcaaacagaacaaaataaaacatagtttatatttttttatacatcatCCAGaattaacacaataaaacagtCAAAGTAGCATGTAGTGATATGCAATTCAAGTTTCTAAAAACTAATGCAATAATTTCTATATTTAGCAACAGACAGCTGAAAATGACCTTTAAATGTCTAACTTtacataaattaagattatttttggGGCATCATCAAAGGGGTCTTGGTTCTTTTGTTTCCTCCATTGtgtgattattttcttttttttttcttttgtgacattcaCAAATCCATACTGAAGATCCCAAATTAAACTTTTATGGATTAGAACTTTTCACAAAATGTTTGGAATGTTCCTTTTTGATCCATGTTGGAGGTGACAGTAATTTAACACAATCACTGTCACCTCCAACGTCGAACATcaatttgaaaagtgaaaatgtcCGAGAAATGTGTAGGAATTTATTtcgttttaaaaatgaaatttcccTTAAATTAAAAACACTCACCAAATATAGCATCAAGTTTTGTGCTATCAAGCCGTGGCTTTGATTCCACATCTTTGTGTGCCCCTGACTGTCTTCCTGTCAAGCTTGAATGAGACAGGGTTTCCCTTCCATAGACAAGCACGGCAAGGTCCCCGATGTATACTGACGGATTTGCCGTCCGCAGAGAGTTAAGCTTTCGCTTGGGGACCTTGACATCACAGCCTGGCATGAGAAACACCTGAAAAATAATTGTCAGTTTGCAATTGTTGATACATTGTTGTTAGACACTAAACTAATGAAATGATAATGAAACACATTCCCTGGGATATATATCTATTCTTCATCTgtgcattaatgcaaataaacCAAGTTTTTATTCCCCAACCAAATAGGAAATCTGAGATACATTACCACATTTCCCAATAAAATGAACTAGGGTGCAAAATGCTCCTGTGCAATGTAAGATCCTGTTTAAATCCTGTCCACACTGCTTTTCCAcagcattaaacatttaattgggTAATATGGGAATGCTTCCTATATTTCCTGTGGTCAGGCAATATTCATAATAACCACTTATCACGCACATTCACCATGCAATTGAACATGCAGATTTTTCAGGTAATGTTTATAATTACTGCCAAGTTGATTTACTGGGACATTGTATAATCACCTTCCCACATGGACCGTAACACTTGCATGTGTGGTACTTACCATATCATCAGACAACACTTGAGGAGAAACAGATGCAGAGTCTACTGATGTTGAAGGTGTTGCAGAAGTGGATGCAGTAGGTGAGGTCTGAAGTGTTATTTGTCCAATCACTTCTTTCAACTTCGTCACTACTGTGGGAAGCTCTGTTAAAAAATGGAGATATAAATGATTATAAGAAAATTGTGAAAAGGCCTCATAACTGCATGTTGACACAAATGCCAAAATAAATCACTACtcacaacaaaatgttttttaaaacatttaaatattattcaaaataaatactgatTAAATCACTGCCATTCACCACACTTGTTTGCGCtttgtataatattaaaatggtttaatttgaGTTACGTTTTGGTAAGGAACACTGTTAGTTGCAGCAGTCACTTTGCTATAGCAGCCATACATGCTGCAATGCTTCAGATTTATAGAATGTGGTATTTGTAAGTATTTTATGAGGTTGCACGTGTTTAACCCTAAACACAACTaccttttaaatgtattgcttttagctgcattttcattaagtttagTAAAGTGAGCCCACACTTTCTGTAGTTTTGCTCTGTCAGCCATGACTGTAGAGCACAAAATGTAAACACACTGTTGCAATGTCAAGTTGTGTGTTTGCGTTCAAAgggcagattattattattttttaattcatataattaCCTCTCATGGCATCAAGTATCTCTTTAATGTTGTCTTCTTTTAGCCTCCTGTTCTCTCTTTTAAGTTCCTTCATTTGCTGTTGTACCTTACTCCAGTTTCTCTCAAGTATGTCCTCATCTGATGAAAACTCATTTTCGATAGCTGACTGGAACACAAagagcaaaaagaaaagaaaaagaaaaaaaggtttccaCTAAAATTGgcaaatcttaaaataatttacCTGGAAAGAAGTTTGCTTTGCCATCAGCTCCTTCTTCAGGTTTTCAATCATTTGGTCTGCTGCCTCTTTTGGGGTACATGTTGTCTTTTTACACTTTTGCTATCAAAATGACAATTTGAAGTTGTTCAATACCAGGGATTCAATTCAAATTGATTTGTATAgtgattttcaaaatataattccaaagcagctttacagaaatgcATGTTTGTGTTACAATTAAAGCAGAGTAATATATTGCTTCATTATAGCAA
It encodes:
- the LOC113074998 gene encoding uncharacterized protein LOC113074998 codes for the protein MEDVEEEENEQPKKKQKCKKTTCTPKEAADQMIENLKKELMAKQTSFQSAIENEFSSDEDILERNWSKVQQQMKELKRENRRLKEDNIKEILDAMRELPTVVTKLKEVIGQITLQTSPTASTSATPSTSVDSASVSPQVLSDDMVFLMPGCDVKVPKRKLNSLRTANPSVYIGDLAVLVYGRETLSHSSLTGRQSGAHKDVESKPRLDSTKLDAIFDHALSKFPDITMQDVRRIIRKKCNNENYIKRATTKKPI